A genomic region of Marinobacter sp. NP-4(2019) contains the following coding sequences:
- a CDS encoding glutathione S-transferase family protein, with amino-acid sequence MAIRLYQFAISHYCEKVRWALDFKELQYQTHSLLPGQHIHTIRKLTGTHSSVPVLDHDGHIVQGSSAILDYLDEAFPERPLTPADPEARAAALAWEKRLDDDAGPAVRCYSYHYFLQRPKVVVPLLAAQTPFYNRILLKLTFSRVDEIMRKWMKINEKTAATSRQTMETLLTELADTYRQQDFLAGDAFSRADLTAASMFAPMFQPEQYPVPWPPEKRIPRDIRDWLNQWQPQLQILEKVYQANR; translated from the coding sequence ATGGCCATCAGGCTCTACCAGTTCGCCATTTCCCATTATTGCGAAAAAGTACGCTGGGCACTCGATTTCAAGGAATTGCAGTACCAGACTCACAGCCTGTTACCGGGCCAACACATTCATACCATTCGCAAACTCACCGGGACGCATTCATCGGTGCCGGTTCTGGATCATGACGGCCACATTGTTCAGGGCTCTTCCGCCATTCTGGATTACCTGGATGAAGCCTTTCCCGAGCGGCCGTTAACGCCGGCCGATCCCGAGGCAAGAGCAGCGGCACTGGCATGGGAGAAACGCCTGGATGACGACGCCGGACCGGCCGTGCGGTGCTATTCCTATCATTATTTCCTGCAGCGCCCGAAGGTCGTGGTGCCGTTACTCGCGGCCCAAACACCGTTCTACAACCGCATCCTGCTGAAGCTGACCTTCAGCCGGGTCGACGAGATCATGCGCAAGTGGATGAAGATCAACGAGAAAACCGCCGCGACGTCGCGTCAGACCATGGAAACACTGTTAACCGAACTGGCCGACACCTACCGCCAGCAAGACTTTCTGGCAGGCGATGCTTTCTCCCGGGCCGATCTGACGGCGGCAAGCATGTTCGCCCCCATGTTCCAGCCGGAGCAGTACCCCGTGCCCTGGCCCCCGGAAAAACGCATCCCGAGGGACATTCGGGACTGGCTGAATCAATGGCAACCGCAGCTACAGATCCTGGAAAAGGTCTACCAGGCTAACCGCTGA
- a CDS encoding helix-turn-helix domain-containing protein, producing MARVVRVTGAWTGLLTDWLDQQHLDAGPLRPELARWSAQDNVPVAVWRDLLARGLALCPDSAAPELDVGSCVRPGHVGVLGYLVLASDTLGEAMQAYQRYETLFYGTTLAEIGIDGDQAEMRWPPSDNELGQQADGAAIAALVTFLRRQLDNPPPPSSVSFMESVGPDAARAYEAFFGCPVTWNDSHVRVRFPLAYLNIPMPRRDPTLKELLDRQAQALLRALPGSSETERQLQQVLLKLLADGEPTLERAAKAMYMSPRTLQRRLAGHQLSWQQWLDRSREQLARQYLGDTSLTLTDIALLLGFSEQSAFTRAYRRWTGVSPGRDRRRLSG from the coding sequence ATGGCGAGAGTGGTAAGGGTAACCGGTGCCTGGACCGGTCTGCTGACGGACTGGCTGGACCAGCAGCACCTTGATGCCGGCCCCCTGCGACCGGAGCTGGCCCGCTGGTCCGCGCAGGATAATGTCCCGGTGGCGGTCTGGCGTGACCTGCTGGCGAGAGGGCTGGCACTGTGCCCGGACAGCGCCGCGCCGGAACTGGACGTGGGAAGCTGTGTGCGACCGGGACACGTTGGGGTACTGGGGTATCTGGTGCTGGCATCGGATACGCTGGGCGAGGCCATGCAGGCGTATCAGCGATACGAAACCCTGTTCTACGGCACCACACTGGCGGAAATCGGTATCGATGGTGATCAGGCGGAAATGCGCTGGCCGCCGTCGGACAATGAGCTGGGGCAGCAGGCGGACGGGGCAGCCATCGCGGCCCTGGTGACGTTCCTGCGGCGACAGCTCGACAACCCGCCACCCCCTTCCTCGGTCTCTTTCATGGAATCCGTCGGGCCGGATGCCGCTCGCGCCTATGAGGCATTCTTCGGATGCCCCGTTACCTGGAACGACAGCCACGTGCGAGTGCGGTTTCCGCTGGCATACCTGAATATTCCCATGCCACGTCGGGACCCGACGCTGAAGGAGCTTTTGGACCGGCAGGCCCAGGCGTTGCTGCGGGCTTTGCCGGGCAGCTCGGAAACCGAGCGACAACTGCAGCAGGTGCTCTTGAAGCTGCTGGCCGATGGTGAGCCAACGCTGGAACGTGCCGCCAAAGCCATGTACATGTCTCCCCGCACACTTCAGCGCCGGCTGGCCGGTCATCAGCTCAGCTGGCAGCAATGGCTGGATCGCAGCCGTGAACAGTTGGCGCGACAGTACCTCGGGGATACCTCTCTGACCCTGACCGACATCGCCCTGCTGCTGGGATTCTCGGAGCAGAGTGCCTTTACCCGCGCCTATCGCCGCTGGACGGGTGTGTCTCCCGGGCGCGACCGCAGGCGGCTCAGCGGTTAG
- a CDS encoding sterol desaturase family protein: MAITDMMLTVLENSGLLPLWNAIAPWLALDERQLIFMIATPVFIAITVWEYLRLRHDPTLMDTREAIRNFALGAGYQATELLFAGIIAFPVYAFLYHYRLLELELTWVTGFLTFLGVDFCFYWMHRASHRIRWFWAAHVVHHSSERMNFSTAMRQNATNIFNGGWMFYLPLAFIGFNPVWIGVAYALSLVYQFFIHTTLVRQLPSWVELVFNTPSHHRVHHGRNPDYIDRNYGGTLIIWDRLFGTFTPEDARNPPEYGITRPVYSNNLIVLWTHEYRDMFRDMTRPGALSSRLQHLWRPPEWERTDHQRDSAK; this comes from the coding sequence ATGGCTATTACCGACATGATGCTGACCGTTCTGGAGAACAGCGGCCTGCTACCACTCTGGAACGCCATAGCGCCCTGGCTGGCCCTGGACGAACGGCAACTGATTTTCATGATTGCAACGCCGGTGTTTATCGCCATCACCGTCTGGGAATACCTGAGGCTTCGCCATGACCCGACACTGATGGACACCCGGGAAGCCATCCGCAACTTCGCCCTGGGCGCCGGTTACCAGGCGACCGAATTGCTGTTTGCCGGTATCATTGCCTTTCCGGTCTACGCATTCCTTTACCACTATCGGCTGCTGGAGCTGGAGCTGACCTGGGTCACCGGGTTCCTGACCTTTCTGGGGGTCGACTTCTGTTTTTACTGGATGCACCGGGCCAGCCATCGCATACGCTGGTTCTGGGCCGCCCACGTGGTCCATCACTCCTCGGAGCGCATGAACTTTTCCACCGCGATGCGCCAGAACGCCACCAATATTTTCAATGGTGGGTGGATGTTCTACCTGCCATTGGCGTTTATCGGCTTTAACCCGGTCTGGATCGGGGTCGCCTATGCCCTGTCACTGGTGTACCAGTTCTTTATCCATACCACACTGGTCAGGCAGTTACCGTCCTGGGTGGAACTTGTGTTTAACACACCCAGCCACCACCGTGTACACCATGGCCGCAACCCGGACTATATCGACCGCAACTACGGTGGCACCCTGATTATCTGGGACCGGCTGTTTGGTACCTTTACACCGGAGGATGCCCGGAATCCCCCGGAATACGGCATTACCCGCCCCGTGTACTCCAACAACCTGATCGTATTATGGACCCACGAGTACAGGGACATGTTCCGGGACATGACTCGCCCGGGCGCGTTGAGCTCCCGACTTCAGCACCTCTGGCGACCGCCGGAGTGGGAACGGACAGACCATCAGCGCGACTCTGCAAAATAA
- a CDS encoding PEP-CTERM sorting domain-containing protein produces the protein MRLSTLSRFLPHTLAAAGLMVTGSSVAAPIVMEGDYVRTAVSDNGTLGAGGSADPGIIHDTSGTRNWGPEDYLTPGTPWEWFGVKSAQTGTVGNNNASSAGSITTLTGPTDLSGGIADNQVAWEGQYSDLFTISHSYSFNDDHERIDVLTTITALQDLSDLTFLRAIDPDPDVNTHGSYDTTNTRGTTGVAEEDFVNSQGGMTGLTLGLYTQSDITHNTGISAPWSTNPDDYLAGVNDGDGDYVIGLGFDIGSLFSGELVNLSYSYVMGETLDTVDLPNEVPEPGTLALMGLGLTGIGLSRRRKQR, from the coding sequence ATGCGCTTGAGTACCTTATCCCGCTTTCTTCCCCACACCCTCGCTGCTGCAGGGCTCATGGTCACGGGTTCGTCCGTCGCGGCCCCTATCGTAATGGAAGGTGATTATGTCCGTACGGCGGTCAGTGACAATGGCACCCTCGGTGCTGGGGGCAGCGCTGATCCGGGCATCATTCACGACACCAGCGGTACCCGCAACTGGGGTCCGGAGGACTACCTGACGCCCGGCACTCCCTGGGAGTGGTTTGGTGTCAAGTCCGCCCAGACCGGCACTGTTGGAAACAACAACGCCAGTTCGGCCGGGAGTATCACTACCCTGACGGGCCCAACGGATCTCTCCGGTGGCATTGCCGACAATCAGGTGGCCTGGGAGGGTCAGTACAGCGACCTGTTCACCATCAGCCACAGCTATTCGTTCAATGACGACCATGAGCGCATTGATGTACTGACCACGATCACCGCACTCCAGGATCTGAGCGATCTGACCTTCCTTCGCGCCATCGACCCCGACCCGGACGTTAACACCCACGGTTCCTACGACACCACCAACACCCGGGGCACCACCGGTGTTGCAGAAGAGGACTTCGTGAACTCCCAGGGCGGCATGACCGGGCTGACCCTCGGCCTTTACACACAATCCGATATCACCCACAACACCGGGATCTCTGCCCCCTGGTCCACCAACCCGGACGACTACCTGGCGGGGGTCAACGATGGCGATGGCGATTACGTCATCGGCCTGGGTTTCGACATCGGCTCGCTGTTTTCCGGGGAACTGGTGAACCTGAGTTATTCCTACGTTATGGGTGAGACCCTGGATACCGTGGACCTGCCCAACGAGGTTCCGGAACCCGGCACTCTGGCCCTGATGGGACTGGGTCTGACCGGCATCGGCCTATCCCGTCGCAGAAAGCAACGGTAA
- the modB gene encoding molybdate ABC transporter permease subunit — protein sequence MTGTTGESDGATMGPEWQAVWLTLKLAGITTLLLLIIGTPIAWWLARSRHWLRQPVFAIVALPLVLPPTVLGFYLLMMLSPDGFIGQLTERLGIGTLPFTFEGLVLASVIYSLPFTVQPLQNAFVSLNERLLETAATLRASPWDRFFTIAVPLARPGFLTAAVLTFAHTIGEFGVVLMIGGNIPGETRVLSVAIYDHVEALEYGQAHWLAGGMLLFAFLMLIGLYTINGRLAGGVVK from the coding sequence ATGACCGGCACAACCGGTGAATCCGACGGAGCAACTATGGGCCCTGAATGGCAAGCGGTTTGGCTCACCCTCAAACTGGCCGGCATCACCACACTGCTACTGCTGATCATCGGCACCCCGATCGCCTGGTGGCTCGCCCGCAGCCGGCACTGGCTGCGTCAGCCGGTGTTTGCGATTGTCGCTCTGCCCCTGGTACTTCCCCCCACCGTACTGGGCTTCTATCTGTTAATGATGCTGAGCCCCGACGGTTTTATCGGCCAACTGACCGAACGGTTGGGGATCGGCACGCTCCCGTTCACCTTCGAAGGTCTGGTATTGGCGTCCGTCATCTACTCGCTGCCGTTTACCGTTCAGCCCTTGCAGAATGCCTTTGTCAGCCTTAATGAACGATTGCTGGAAACTGCCGCAACCCTACGGGCTTCACCATGGGATCGCTTCTTTACCATCGCCGTTCCCCTGGCGCGACCAGGCTTTCTGACCGCGGCGGTACTGACCTTCGCCCATACCATCGGTGAGTTTGGCGTGGTGCTGATGATTGGCGGCAATATTCCCGGAGAAACCCGGGTGCTGTCCGTGGCCATATACGATCACGTCGAAGCCCTGGAGTATGGTCAGGCGCACTGGTTGGCCGGAGGCATGCTGCTGTTCGCCTTCCTGATGCTGATCGGACTTTACACCATCAACGGCCGGCTGGCAGGCGGGGTCGTTAAATGA
- the modC gene encoding molybdenum ABC transporter ATP-binding protein, whose protein sequence is MNQGTGILTRFRCDFESFQLDVDLQLPGRGVTALFGHSGCGKTTLLRCIAGLQPAAGYLSVNGECWQDDHHHLAVHQRPLAYVFQETSLFPHLSVRRNLTYGYQRIAADRRQISFDRAVHWLGLSHLLNRMPEKLSGGERQRVAIARALLTSPRLLLMDEPLSALDRQSKQDILPYLENLHHTLDIPVLYVTHSAPEVARLADHVVMMDNGRVVAEGPLQETLARIDQPFALEEDAGVIVNAVISERDTRWHLCRADFKGGSLWVRDEPQLESGRSVRLQILARDVSIALAPNHKQSIQNLLPARVEQVATDQSPGTTLVRLQSGDTPFLARLTSRAAHQLQLAPGMNVWLQIKTVAIVD, encoded by the coding sequence ATGAACCAGGGCACGGGCATTCTCACCCGCTTCCGGTGTGACTTCGAAAGCTTTCAACTGGACGTGGACCTGCAACTCCCCGGACGGGGCGTCACCGCTCTGTTTGGCCATTCCGGCTGTGGCAAGACCACGCTGCTTCGGTGCATTGCCGGACTGCAGCCGGCCGCTGGTTACCTGTCGGTGAACGGTGAATGCTGGCAGGATGACCACCACCATCTGGCCGTTCACCAGCGCCCCCTGGCCTACGTCTTCCAGGAAACCAGCCTGTTTCCCCACCTGTCGGTCCGGCGCAACCTCACCTATGGCTACCAGCGCATTGCAGCCGACCGGCGACAGATCAGTTTCGATCGGGCAGTGCACTGGCTGGGACTTTCACACCTGCTGAACCGTATGCCGGAGAAACTGTCCGGCGGCGAACGTCAACGGGTAGCCATTGCCCGGGCACTGCTGACCAGTCCCCGTCTGCTGTTGATGGACGAACCCCTGTCCGCACTGGACCGGCAAAGCAAGCAGGACATCCTGCCCTATCTGGAGAACCTGCACCACACCCTCGACATCCCGGTGCTCTATGTCACCCATTCAGCGCCCGAGGTTGCCAGACTGGCGGATCACGTGGTGATGATGGATAACGGCCGTGTGGTGGCCGAAGGACCGCTGCAGGAGACCCTGGCTCGCATCGATCAACCTTTCGCCCTGGAAGAGGACGCCGGCGTCATTGTCAACGCGGTCATTAGTGAACGTGACACCCGCTGGCACCTGTGTCGCGCCGACTTCAAGGGCGGCAGTCTCTGGGTCCGGGACGAGCCGCAGCTGGAGTCCGGTCGGTCCGTAAGGCTTCAGATTCTCGCCCGGGACGTCAGCATCGCGCTGGCTCCCAACCACAAACAGAGCATCCAGAACCTGCTACCCGCCCGAGTGGAACAGGTCGCCACCGACCAGAGCCCGGGGACGACCCTGGTCAGACTGCAGTCCGGTGACACCCCTTTCCTGGCCCGGCTGACCAGCCGGGCTGCCCATCAGCTGCAGTTGGCGCCGGGCATGAACGTCTGGCTTCAGATCAAAACCGTCGCCATTGTCGATTAA
- a CDS encoding alpha/beta fold hydrolase, with protein MTTQHQWVNNNGVNLYVTTDGNPDSPPLVLVHGYPDNHTVWDKVTEQLKERYFVVRYDVRGAGRSDKPAKTRAYRMTHLAADLAAVVDTVIPDRPFHLAAHDWGSIQSWESVTTGPLTSRIRSYTTISGPCLDHVGFWLRNNVTRVSEGGTRKVLKQLASSWYVAMFQLPLLPETVWRAGLDKVWPNYLKNREQVSDAEYNRFQRNDGRYGVKLYRANFMPKLLRPEPRPAQCPVQLIVPGQDNYVKEQLFEGLEKWAGKLSRQDIDAPHWVLLTQPDVIAGWIDGFAGRAAHA; from the coding sequence ATGACAACACAGCATCAGTGGGTGAACAATAACGGCGTCAACCTGTACGTCACCACCGACGGTAATCCCGATTCTCCTCCGCTGGTGCTGGTGCACGGTTATCCGGACAACCATACCGTGTGGGACAAGGTAACCGAGCAGTTGAAAGAGCGTTATTTTGTCGTCCGCTACGATGTTCGCGGCGCAGGTCGCTCCGACAAGCCAGCCAAAACCCGTGCCTATCGGATGACGCATCTCGCCGCGGATCTGGCAGCCGTTGTAGATACCGTTATTCCCGACCGGCCGTTCCACCTTGCCGCCCACGACTGGGGCTCCATACAGAGCTGGGAATCGGTGACCACCGGTCCACTCACGTCAAGAATCCGGTCGTACACCACCATTTCCGGGCCGTGCCTGGACCATGTCGGTTTCTGGTTACGTAACAACGTTACCCGTGTCAGTGAAGGCGGCACCCGCAAGGTCCTCAAACAGCTCGCCAGTTCCTGGTACGTGGCCATGTTTCAGTTGCCACTGTTGCCGGAAACTGTCTGGCGCGCCGGACTCGACAAGGTGTGGCCAAATTATCTGAAGAACCGGGAGCAGGTGTCCGATGCGGAATACAACCGTTTTCAGCGTAATGACGGTCGCTACGGCGTAAAACTTTACCGGGCCAACTTCATGCCCAAACTGTTACGGCCGGAGCCCCGACCGGCACAATGTCCGGTGCAACTGATTGTGCCGGGCCAGGACAATTACGTGAAAGAGCAGCTATTCGAAGGCCTGGAGAAATGGGCAGGAAAACTGAGTCGACAGGACATTGATGCCCCCCACTGGGTCCTGCTGACCCAGCCCGACGTCATTGCCGGCTGGATTGATGGATTTGCCGGGAGGGCAGCCCACGCCTAG
- the crp gene encoding cAMP-activated global transcriptional regulator CRP, producing the protein MATIVKPVEQKTKHLDYFLSQCHRRRYPAKSTIIYAGDKSDSLFYIVKGSVTVIIEDDDGREMIMAYLNAGDFFGEMGLFDNMDSRSAWVKAKTECEVAEISYTKFREIAQQDPRVLYFIGEQMASRLRQTTRKVGDLAFLDVTGRVARTLLDLCKEPDAMTHPDGMQIKITRQEIGRIVGCSREMVGRVLKTLEDQGLVRVKGKTMVVYGTR; encoded by the coding sequence ATGGCCACTATCGTCAAGCCGGTTGAGCAGAAAACCAAGCATCTGGATTATTTCCTGTCGCAGTGTCACCGCCGGCGCTACCCCGCCAAGAGCACCATTATCTATGCGGGCGACAAGAGCGATTCACTATTTTATATCGTCAAGGGCTCCGTAACCGTCATCATTGAGGATGACGACGGCCGCGAGATGATCATGGCCTACCTTAACGCCGGTGATTTTTTTGGCGAGATGGGGCTGTTTGACAACATGGATTCCCGCAGCGCCTGGGTGAAGGCGAAGACCGAGTGCGAAGTGGCTGAAATCAGCTATACCAAATTCCGCGAGATTGCTCAGCAGGACCCACGGGTTCTGTATTTCATTGGCGAGCAGATGGCCTCCCGCCTCCGTCAGACCACTCGCAAGGTTGGTGACCTGGCCTTTCTGGACGTCACCGGTCGTGTCGCGCGGACGCTACTGGACCTGTGCAAGGAACCCGATGCCATGACTCACCCGGATGGCATGCAAATCAAGATCACCCGTCAGGAAATCGGTCGCATTGTTGGCTGTTCCCGGGAAATGGTCGGCCGCGTACTGAAAACCCTGGAAGACCAGGGGCTGGTACGGGTCAAGGGCAAGACCATGGTGGTCTACGGTACCCGTTGA
- a CDS encoding OsmC family protein → MKATVDWAGNASFKATSGTGHTVQMDGPPDHGGENLGPRPMELLLMGLGGCSSFDVMSILKKSRQDVTACHAELEAERADAIPAIFTRIHLHFVVTGHKLKESLVKRAVSLSAEKYCSASIMLEKAGVEITHSHEIREAE, encoded by the coding sequence ATGAAAGCAACTGTAGACTGGGCAGGAAATGCCAGCTTCAAGGCCACCAGCGGTACCGGCCACACCGTGCAGATGGACGGCCCACCCGACCACGGCGGTGAAAATCTCGGACCACGCCCGATGGAACTGCTGTTGATGGGCCTTGGCGGCTGCTCATCTTTTGATGTCATGAGCATTCTCAAAAAGAGCCGCCAGGACGTCACCGCCTGTCACGCTGAGCTGGAAGCGGAACGGGCCGATGCCATCCCCGCCATTTTTACCCGTATTCATCTACACTTTGTGGTTACCGGTCACAAACTGAAAGAAAGTCTGGTCAAACGCGCCGTCAGCCTGTCAGCCGAGAAATACTGTTCAGCCTCGATCATGCTGGAAAAAGCGGGCGTGGAGATCACCCACAGCCATGAAATCCGTGAGGCGGAATAA
- the speD gene encoding adenosylmethionine decarboxylase produces METKLQLHGFNNLTKSLSFNIYDICYAQTEEQREAYIDYIDEMYNAERLTQILTDVVKIIGANVLNIARQDYEPHGASVTMLIAEHELTNGEEPDNEESPGPLPDAIVAHLDKSHVTVHTYPESHPHDGVSTFRADIDVSTCGLISPLKVLNYLIHSFDSDVVTVDYRVRGFTRDVDGTKHYIDHDINSIQNYLTEDTQNAYQMIDVNVYQENLFHTKMMLKDFKLDNYVFGVNASDLGVEEAQSIEDRLRREMLEIFYSRNVE; encoded by the coding sequence ATGGAAACCAAACTCCAGTTGCACGGTTTCAACAACCTGACCAAATCCCTGAGTTTCAATATCTACGATATCTGTTACGCGCAGACCGAAGAGCAACGGGAAGCTTACATCGATTACATCGACGAGATGTATAATGCCGAGCGCCTGACCCAGATCCTGACCGATGTGGTCAAGATCATTGGCGCCAATGTTCTCAATATTGCCCGCCAGGACTATGAGCCTCACGGCGCCTCGGTGACCATGCTGATCGCCGAGCATGAGCTCACCAACGGTGAAGAGCCTGACAACGAAGAATCTCCGGGCCCGCTACCGGATGCCATCGTGGCGCACCTGGACAAGAGCCATGTCACCGTACACACCTACCCGGAAAGCCATCCCCACGATGGTGTAAGCACCTTCCGGGCAGATATCGATGTGTCGACTTGCGGTCTGATTTCACCGTTGAAGGTATTGAACTATCTGATCCACAGCTTCGATTCCGATGTGGTCACGGTAGACTACCGTGTGCGCGGCTTTACCCGTGACGTGGACGGCACCAAGCATTATATCGATCACGACATCAACTCGATTCAGAACTATCTGACCGAGGATACCCAGAACGCCTATCAGATGATCGACGTCAACGTGTACCAGGAGAACCTGTTCCACACCAAGATGATGTTGAAAGACTTCAAACTCGACAACTACGTGTTCGGAGTCAATGCCAGCGATCTGGGTGTGGAAGAAGCACAGTCCATCGAGGATCGCCTGCGCCGCGAAATGCTGGAGATTTTTTACTCCCGCAACGTGGAGTAA
- a CDS encoding pirin family protein yields MTLRPIKQIIPALETSDGAGVRIRRSIGQHQNIRLDPFLMLDEFGSDQPQDYIAGFPSHPHRGFETVTYMIEGHMLHEDHMGNRGDLKNGGVQWMTAGRGIVHSEMPQQEAGQMRGFQLWLNLPAAEKMKPAGYRDIQPEEIPDVHLDGARLKLIAGNIEVDGTIVSGAVTGGSTDPLYADIHMEPNKAITVPVSDQLNAMLYLYDGDATLQHQADRKPLKLSAATILGDGNQVRIEAGDQGARLLLIAGKPINEPVVQYGPFVMNTREEIEQTLRDYRDGHLTA; encoded by the coding sequence ATGACTTTACGCCCCATTAAACAAATCATCCCTGCCCTGGAAACTTCTGACGGCGCAGGCGTACGCATCAGGCGCTCCATAGGCCAGCACCAGAATATTCGCCTTGATCCGTTCCTGATGCTGGACGAGTTCGGTTCCGACCAGCCCCAGGACTACATTGCCGGCTTTCCGTCCCACCCCCATCGCGGGTTCGAGACGGTGACCTATATGATCGAGGGTCATATGCTCCACGAGGACCACATGGGCAACCGGGGCGACCTGAAGAATGGCGGCGTGCAGTGGATGACCGCCGGTCGCGGTATCGTGCACTCGGAAATGCCGCAGCAGGAGGCCGGGCAAATGCGCGGTTTCCAGCTCTGGCTGAACCTGCCGGCTGCTGAAAAGATGAAGCCCGCCGGCTACCGGGACATTCAGCCCGAGGAGATTCCCGATGTCCATCTGGACGGCGCCAGGCTGAAACTGATTGCCGGCAACATCGAGGTGGACGGCACCATCGTCTCCGGTGCGGTTACCGGCGGCAGCACAGATCCCCTTTATGCCGACATCCATATGGAACCGAACAAGGCCATCACTGTGCCTGTTAGCGACCAGCTGAATGCCATGCTGTATCTGTACGACGGTGACGCGACACTTCAGCATCAAGCCGACCGTAAGCCTCTAAAGCTGTCGGCAGCCACCATTCTCGGCGATGGCAATCAGGTGCGGATTGAAGCCGGTGACCAAGGGGCCCGCCTGCTACTGATTGCCGGCAAGCCCATCAACGAGCCGGTCGTCCAGTACGGCCCGTTTGTGATGAATACCCGGGAGGAGATCGAGCAGACCCTGCGGGACTATCGGGATGGGCACCTGACCGCCTGA